One window of Triticum dicoccoides isolate Atlit2015 ecotype Zavitan chromosome 5A, WEW_v2.0, whole genome shotgun sequence genomic DNA carries:
- the LOC119302493 gene encoding ankyrin repeat-containing protein At5g02620-like, with protein MERQSSSRFGALEKLKSFRGIEKQRSFKFLSMEKQQSFKERRSRDSPGKRGDSALHLAARAGNVSHVQRIFADCDPELVGELAAHQNLDGETALYVAAEKGHIDVVCEILKACDVQSAGLKATNSFDAFHIAAKQGHLDVLQELLQAFPALAMTTSSVNATALDTAATQGHIGIVNLLLDTDASLARIARSNGKTVLHSAARMGHVEVVASLLNKDPDIGFRTDRKGQTALHMASKGQNAEILLELLKPNVSVIHLEDNKGNRALHVATRKGNTVMVQTLISIEEIDINAVNKAGETAFAIAEKQGNEELVNILREVGGITAKEQVNPPKSAKQLKQTVSDIKHDVQSQIKQTRQTKMHVHKIKKRIQKLHIGGLNNAINSNTVVAVLIATVAFASIFTVPGNFLESMDKATEPHMSLGQALVASRPAFIIFLVFDSLALFISLAVVVVQTSLIVVEQKAKQKMVFVMNKLMWLACLCISAAFIALTYVVVGRNDEWLAWCTMVIGTVIMLTTIGSMCYCIISHRMEAQSMRRIRRSSMSQSWSISVDSDTELDMTSRNKTMYAL; from the exons ATGGAGAGGCAGTCCAGCTCCCGGTTCGGCGCGCTGGAGAAGCTCAAGAGCTTCCGGGGCATAGAGAAGCAGAGGAGCTTCAAGTTCCTGTCCATGGAGAAGCAGCAGAGCTTCAAGGAGAGGCGGAGCCGGGACAGCCCCGGCAAGAGGGGCGACAGCGCGCTCCACCTCGCGGCGAGGGCCGGCAATGTCTCCCACGTCCAGAGGATCTTCGCCGACTGCGATCCGGAGCTGGTGGGGGAGCTGGCCGCCCACCAGAACCTGGACGGCGAGACGGCGCTCTACGTGGCCGCCGAGAAGGGGCACATCGACGTCGTGTGCGAGATACTCAAGGCCTGCGACGTGCAGTCAGCAGGGCTCAAGGCGACCAACAGCTTCGATGCCTTCCATATCGCTGCGAAACAGGGCCATCTGG ATGTTCTGCAGGAGCTATTGCAGGCATTTCCTGCGTTAGCTATGACGACGAGTTCTGTGAATGCCACAGCTTTAGACACCGCCGCAACGCAGGGCCACATTGGTATCGTCAATCTTCTACTGGATACAGACGCAAGCCTTGCCAGGATCGCAAGAAGTAACGGGAAGACAGTTTTGCATTCGGCCGCAAGAATGGGTCATGTGGAGGTGGTAGCGTCGTTGTTGAATAAAGATCCAGATATTGGTTTCAGAACAGACAGGAAGGGTCAAACAGCACTGCACATGGCTTCTAAAGGCCAGAATGCTGAAATTCTGCTTGAGCTATTGAAGCCCAATGTCTCAGTAATCCATTTGGAGGATAACAAGGGGAATAGGGCACTGCATGTTGCAACGCGCAAGGGCAACACCGTT ATGGTTCAGACTTTAATATCCATTGAAGAGATTGATATCAATGCAGTCAATAAGGCTGGAGAGACTGCTTTTGCCATTGCAGAGAAACAAGGCAACGAAGAGCTTGTTAACATCCTGCGGGAGGTTGGTGGAATAACTGCAAAAGAGCAAGTAAATCCTCCGAAATCAGCCAAGCAGCTTAAGCAAACAGTGAGCGATATCAAGCATGACGTCCAGTCACAGATCAAGCAAACGCGTCAGACCAAGATGCATGTCCACAAGATCAAGAAGAGGATTCAGAAGCTCCACATTGGCGGGCTAAACAATGCCATCAACTCCAATACCGTTGTCGCAGTACTTATTGCCACGGTTGCCTTTGCATCCATATTCACCGTTCCTGGTAATTTTCTTGAGAGTATGGACAAAGCGACTGAGCCCCATATGAGCTTAGGGCAAGCACTGGTAGCAAGCAGGCCAGCCTTTATAATCTTCCTGGTCTTCGATTCCCTGGCTCTCTTTATCTCGCTTGCGGTCGTCGTCGTCCAGACTTCCCTGATTGTTGTTGAGCAGAAGGCGAAGCAGAAGATGGTGTTTGTGATGAACAAGTTGATGTGGCTCGCGTGCCTCTGCATATCAGCAGCCTTCATAGCGCTGACCTATGTCGTGGTGGGCCGCAatgacgagtggctggcctggTGCACGATGGTGATCGGCACCGTGATTATGCTCACCACCATTGGTTCTATGTGCTATTGCATCATCAGCCACAGGATGGAAGCACAGAGCATGAGGAGGATCAGGAGGTCCTCCATGAGCCAGTCATGGTCCATATCAGTCGACTCGGACACGGAGCTAGACATGACCAGCAGAAACAAGACGATGTATGCGCTCTAG